From a region of the Rhipicephalus microplus isolate Deutch F79 chromosome X, USDA_Rmic, whole genome shotgun sequence genome:
- the ATPsynE gene encoding ATP synthase, subunit E, translated as MVELAPPVSVSPFIRACRWGFLAAGIFYGAFNYRRLSRKEASIREYEAKQMEILKSKREAEKQKKTREEMITLAKDVGVPVPPNF; from the exons ATGGTTGAGCTAGCCCCTCCAGTTTCCGTGTCACCTTTCATCAGG GCCTGCCGGTGGGGTTTTCTCGCCGCTGGAATTTTTTACGGAGCCTTCAACTACA GGCGGCTCTCTCGCAAGGAAGCAAGTATTCGTGAATATGAAGCCAAGCAGATGGAGATTCTCAAAAGCAAGAGGGAAGCAGAGAAACAAAAGAAGACAAGGG AGGAAATGATCACTCTGGCGAAAGACGTTGGTGTTCCAGTCCCTCCCAACTTCTGA